A window from Triticum aestivum cultivar Chinese Spring chromosome 6D, IWGSC CS RefSeq v2.1, whole genome shotgun sequence encodes these proteins:
- the LOC123145967 gene encoding bifunctional nuclease 1, producing MEVIRGPILPRCAAPALTSGSRIGGQLLRRVRMRRRACGGVSPGDYHRVSPRFFGAPAQQHSTSFWPVCCSYGSSSDGNGAPPANFDASGEEFVDSSVMEAVELRCVSDGFVIRMRDGRNLRCVQNNPRVLRLRDSTPHHAIVLKMEDGSDLLLPIIVMETPSIMLLAALRNIRIPRPTIYNVVKEMTEMMGYTVRLVRITEMVHDAYYSRLYLAKIGNEEETISFDLKPSDAINIAFRCKVPIQVNKRIAYNNGLKVIQPKPTGSYVNSDQIQYTRLDKPGDQPCFEAQEFDLVRGMLIAAVEERYKDAAQYRDRLLMFRANKKNTI from the exons ATGGAGGTCATCCGCGGGCCGATTCTGCCGCGCTGCGCTGCGCCTGCTCTCACCTCCGGCTCTCGGATCGGCGGCCAGCTGCTGAGGCGCGTGCGCATGCGGAGGAGGGCTTGCGGTGGTGTCTCGCCGGGCGACTACCACCGCGTGTCGCCCAGGTTCTTCGGTGCCCCGGCCCAGCAGCACAGCACTAGCTTCTGGCCTGTTTGCTGTAGCTACGGCTCGTCATCTGACGGGAACGGCGCCCCGCCGGCGAATTTCGACGCCAGCGGCGAGGAGTTCGTCGACTCCAGCGTCATGGAGGCTG TTGAGCTCAGATGTGTGTCAGATGGTTTTGTGATAAGAATGCGCGACGGAAGAAACCTTAGATGTGTCCAGAACAATCCCCGCGTGCTAAGACTGCGCGATTCTACGCCTCACCACGCTATCGTGCTCAAGATGGAAGATGGAAGCGATCTTCTGCTCCCCATTATTGTCA TGGAGACACCAAGTATCATGCTACTGGCCGCCCTTCGGAACATTCGAATT CCAAGGCCAACAATTTATAATGTGGTAAAGGAGATGACCGAAATGATGGGATATACG GTACGTTTGGTGCGGATTACAGAAATGGTGCATGATGCTTACTATTCTAGATTGTATCTTGCAAAG ATTGGAAATGAAGAAGAGACTATTAGTTTTGATCTTAAGCCATCAGATGCCATCAACATTGCTTTCCGGTGCAAG GTTCCTATACAAGTCAATAAGCGGATTGCATACAACAACGGTCTGAAAGTTATACAACCAAAGCCAACTGGGAGTTACGTGAACTCTGACCAAATCCAGTACACAAGACTGGACAA GCCTGGTGACCAGCCTTGCTTTGAAGCCCAGGAGTTCGATTTGGTCCGCGGTATGCTTATTGCTGCTGTTGAGGAACGCTATAAAGATGCTG CTCAATACAGAGACCGCCTTCTCATGTTCCGGGCAAACAAAAAGAACACGATATAA